The DNA sequence GGCACGCGTACACGGGCGACACGTTGCTCGCGAGCGTGACAGAGCACGTGGAGGAGACGCTGTGGCGCGCCATGCGCACCTTGGAGGAAGCGACGATGCTGTTGGAAAACACCGGCACGGAACTCGAAGAAAGCGGCAACGCGCGCCTCGCACGTGAATACGCCCGTCAGGCACGACAGGTGGAAGCGCGAACGCGCGCGATCTTTGACGCCATCACCCCCAACGAGACGCTCAGCGCTCAGCGCCTCAAGCAGCACGCCGAGCAGGACGGCGACGAGTCGACTTGAACCGATGGAAACGCGGCCATTCGAACGTCACGCGCTTCACGTGCACGCCGTTCGAATGGCCGCGCCAAGTCAACGCCCCTCGTTTTCTTCTGCCTCGCCGCTCGTCACGTCCTTGACGACCTCCTCGAGAATCGAGGTGATGTTCTCCAGCGTCATGAGGTGCACGGCCTGCTGCCCGTCCGTACTCAAGACCGGCCACGCCTCCACCTTCATCTTCTGCACGCCCACGCCGGGCACGTCGAGGTCGATGACGTGGTTGGTGAGCGGCACGTCCGTCAACACCATCTCGGACAGCTTCGCGCGCAACTCCCACGAGTCGAGTTGCTGACGGCCCAGACTGCCCAGGTCGTACACAGGCCGCGCGCGGGCCTGCTCGGGAGACACGCGCAGCAAATCGTAGAGGGCCTTATTGGCCGTGATGACCCTCAGGTCGTCGTCGAACTCGACCATCGGGATGATGATGCAGTTGAGCAGCGCTTCCGAGTGCAGCACCGACTGGTCGAGCTTCGCCTCGATTTCCTTGACCGAGTCGATGTTCGTGAAGGCAACGACGACTCCGTCGATGAAGTTATCGGCGGTGCGGTACGGATTGATGCGCATCAAGTACCAGTGGTCGTCGAGGGTTCGCACTTGCGCTTCGTGCGGCAACAGCGTTTCCAGCACGGCGGTCACGTCCTGCTCCAAGTTCACGTCGCGTAACTTCACGTTGAGGTCCCCGACGTGCCGTCCGACGTCCGACCCGATGAGGTTCATCACCCGCGTGATTTGAGTCGTGAAGCGTTTGATGCGCAAGTCGTTCCCGAGGTACAGCGTGGCGATGCCCGCGCTTTCCAGCAAGTTCTTGATGTCATCGTTCGCGCGCGCGAGGTCGTGGATGACGCCTTGATGCTCGGCGTTCGTGGTGAGCAACTCCTCGTTGACGGATTGCAGTTCCTCTTTGGACGTCAGTAGTTCCTCGTTGGTGCTTTTGAGCTCCTCGATGGTCGTTTGGTACTCCTCGTTCGTGCTGCGAAGCTCCTCGTTGGAGATGACGTTTTCCTCCATCGTCGCCCGCAAGGTTTCACGCAGGTGCTGCACTTCCCGCGTGAGTGCCTGCACTTGATCGATTTGCTCGGGCGTGGCTGGCACCGCTTCCTCCGCGGGCCGCTCTTGAAAGACGACCAGCAGCGTGTCTTGCGCCTGTGCTTCCGGGGACTGAACGGGGTGCACCGTCACGTCGAGCACGAGTACTTCGCGGTCTTCATCTTGCCGAACGTCGCGCAAGGTCACGGCGCGCTTCTCGCGCGTGGCCCGCCGCATGGCGGATGCCAACTCGAAGCGCATCCCGTCGTGCGTCATGTCGAGCACGTTCACGGTGCCGCTCGATCCGGACGGCAGTTCCAGGAAGCGGCTGGTGCGGCCGGTCACGTACAAGATGTCGCCCTCGGCGTTCACCACCACCGCCGGTGGCGCGTACATGGCCAGCAGCAAGCGCTCCACGGGAGACGGCAAGTGATAGGTGCGGGCCGCGCGACGTTCCGGTGGCTGCGCTTGGGACAGCCGTGTGGAGGGCGAGCGAACCAAGATCAGCCCCACAGGCAGCGTGTTCACCGCGCCCAGCTCTCTTAGGTAGATCTTCCAGCGTGAATCGAGCGTCTGGAAGCGCTCATCGTGCGACCCCGTCGTTTCACTCACCCCGAGAAGCAGCAGTCCGTTCGGTTGCAGGGCGTAATGGAACACCGACAGGATCTGCTGTTGCAAGTCGGCGTTCAGGTAGATCAGCATGTTGCGGCACGTCAGCAAGTCAAGCCGCGTGAAGGGTGGGTCGTTGAAGGTGTTGTGCAGCGCGAACACGATCAAGTCGCGGAGCACGCTGTTGACGTGGTAGCCGCCGCTGGTCGGCGTGAAGTACCGCCGCAAGCGCTCGGGCGTGACGGTCTGCTCGATGCTTGCCGGGTAGAGGCCCGCGCGGGCTTTGTCGATAGAGCGCGGGTCGATGTCCGTCGCGAACACTTGAATGCCCGTCGGTCCGCGCCACTCGGGTTCCTGAGTGAGTTCGTGCAGCACCATCGCGACGCTGTACGCTTCCTCGCCGCTGGCGCACCCGACGGTCCACGCGCGAACGGCTTCCCCGCCGCGCTCGTCGCGCGTGAGCGTCATTCGCAAGTGCGCCTTGAGGCGTTCGAACGCCTCGGGGTCGCGGAAGAAGCTGGTGACGTTGATGGTGAGGTCGTCGAACAGCGCGTCTACTTCGCTCGGGTGCTGCTGCAGGAACTGGTGGTACTGCGCGAGGGAGTCGAGGCGGTGGCTTTTCAAACGGCGGTCCATGCGGCGCAGCAGCGTGGCGTGCTTGTAGCGGGTGAAGTCCTGCCCGGTGCGTTCCCGCACGAGCAGCAGCACCCGTTGAAGGTCCGCGCTGGACGCTGCTGGATCGCTTTGCAGCAAGCGTTCGCGCGTGACGCGTTCCAGCAGATGTGACGCGAGTTCGTCCGCGGGCCGCACTTCATCCACGACGCCCGTCGCGATGGCGCTCGTGGGCATCGCGGGATAATCGGCGGTCGTGGGATCCTGCGCGAGCACCAACCCGAAGTTCTCTTTGATGGCGCGAACACCGCGCGTGCCGTCCGAGCCCATCCCGGACAGAATCACCGCGACCGCGCGTTCCCCGACGTCCGCCGCGAGACTCGCGAGGAACGCGTCGATGACGCGTCCCTCCGCCACGTCGAGGTCACGCAGCAGCAACGTGCCGTTCATGACGGCGAGGCTGAAGCCCGCCGGGATGACGTACACGTGATCCGGTTCGACGCGCAGACCATCCTCGATCAACTCGACGGGCAAGGACGTGCAACGGCGCAGCAAGTCCGGCATCAAGCTTTCTCCGTTCGGGCTGAGGTGCGTCACCACCACGAACGTCATGCCGCTTCCAGGCGGGAGGCCCAGGAAGAACCGCTCGTACCCGTCGAGGGCCCCGGCGGACCCGCCGAGCGCGACGATCCTGGTGGGCGGCGTGGGGGACAGGGCGGCCTCGGTTGAGCTGGGTGCGGCGGTATTCGGCGGTCGGTTCGAGTCGTCGGTCATGAAGTTCCTTTGCGAGGCGCGCGTGCCGAGCGGCGGGCATAGCGTCGCTTAGGAAACAGCGAGGTTACCTTGCAAGTCACTGTACCATCCGGACGTGAGGGAGCGGCGCGAGGCGCGGGCCGTTCGAAGGGCCGTCGCGACCTGCGCCTTCCCTTTTTCTGCTAGACTTCACAAAATTTCCTACGATTCAGGCGGATGCGGGACCGTCGAAAGGACCCATGAACGACGAGACGACGCCCGCCTTGAACACATTGCGAGAAACGGCCGAGCAGAAGCTGAAGGAAACGCCGCCGTTCGTGCTGCCGGACACGCCGGACGTCTTGAAGCACGAACTGTCCGTGCATCAAATCGAGTTGGAACTGCAAAACCAACAGTTGCGCGAAGCCAACATGGAGTTGCAGCGCACACAGGATCGGTACGTGGAGTTGTACGATCACGCGCCCGTCGGGTACTTCACGCTCGACGACCAGGGCATCATTCGCGAAGCGAACGTGCGCACGACGCGCCTGCTCGAGATGGAACGGTCACGGCTGCTGGGCCGTCGGCTTTCCCAATTCACGGCACCTGAATCCCGCACGCTGCTCGCCATGCTGCTGCCGCGCCTGCTGGCAAGCGCGGAAGTCATCGTGGCGGAACTGCACCTGCAACGCGCGGACGGCAGTTCCTTCCCGGTGCGGTTGGAAGGCCGGACGCCCGCATCCGGCGGGTGCCTCATCGCCATGACGGACATCACGACGGAAAAGAACGCGCAAGCGGAATTGTTGCACTTGAACGAAACGTTGGAGCAGCGAGTCCGGGAACGCACCGCCAAGATGCGCGAAGTCAACGATGAACTCAAGGCCGTCACCCTCAGCATCAGCGAGGACTTGATGGTGCCGCTTCGCCGCGTCTCGTCGCTCGCGGACGTGCTGCGTCGCGACGGGCTCACCTCGAGCGGCACGCACGCCGAGCACTTCAGTCACGTGTTCCGCTCGGTGGACCGCCTGGAGGAGCTCGCGCACGCCTTGCTGGAGTACACGCGCGCCTCGCAAACCCGCGTGCGGCTCGCGCCGCTCGACTTGAACCGCGTCTTCCAGGAAGTCGCGAAGGACGTGCGGCCCCGCATGCAAGGCCGAACCGTGCACCTGACCCATGACGCGCTGCCGGTCGTGCTGAGCGACAGCAGCGCGATGCAACTGGTGTTCTTCAAGGTGTTGGACAACGCCTTGAAGTTCACGGAGACGCGCAGCGAAGCGCGCATTCACGTGAGCGCGCAAGAGTCGGAGTCGGAGTTCATCGTGCGCTTCACGGACAACGGCGTGGGGTTCAACAACCGCCATCGCGACAAGCTCTTCCAGATTTTCAAGCGCCTCCACCCCGAATCGGCGTTTCCCGGCGCGGGCATGGGTCTCGCGATCGTCCGGCGGGTGTGCGGCCGCTTCGGGGCGCGCGTGTGGGCCGAAGGGAAGGTGGACGGCGGCGCGACGTTCTTCATCGGGTGGCCCAAACAACCGACCCTGCTGGAGTGACGCCGCCTCGTTGACCGTCACGTGCCCGTCATTCGTGTTCGTCGGTGTGCCCGTGCGACACGTTTAGCAGGCGGTCGTGCCCGAGTTGCCCGGCGCGCAAAGCGTCTTGCCGAAGGCGTCGCGCTCGTTCGCGCGTTTCGCGGGCTTCTTCTCGGTACGCGGCCGCAACGTCCAATTGATCGGCTTCTTCGGTGTGCTTGGCGAGGTGATCGAGCAGCATGGTCTTCTCGTCGAGCGCGCGAACGGCATTCCACACGCTCGCTTCGATCGAGCCGCGCAGTTCTCCCAACAAGCTCGAGGGGCTGTACGCGTGCCCGGTGTGGCAGCGAAAGCGCAGCAAGTTGCCTTCCTTCAAACCGACCATCACGCCGTGACACTCCGGGCAGGTGAACGTAGAAGGTGAGCCGTATTGAAGCAAGCCTGCTTCGAAGGGGTTGTCGCCGCTGGCGATGCCGACTTCCAATTCGAGGCGCTTCCAGTCGTCATTCATCGATGAAACCTCCTTCTGCGAAGCGAGCGGTGCGTGCAGCAGGCGCTGCACGGCCAGAGCGATGCTCGCCGCGGGCACCATGGCGTCCACGTTGACTTCCCGCAACGCGTTGAGGGGCATGTCGCTGTACGCGGCGTCCTCCGGGTGCTGCACGACCGCGCGACCACCAAGCTGCTTGATGGTCCACAAGCCGGACGTGCCGTCGTCGAGCATGCCGCTGAGCAGCACGCCGATGACGCCGTGGCGATGGGTGTACGCGGCCGAGCGGAACAGCACGTCGATGCTGGGGCGCGAGCGATTCTCTTTAGGTCCGCGCGACAACTTCACGCGGTCCTGCCCGACCAGCAAGTGATGATCGGGCGGCGCAACGAGAATGTGGCCTGGTTGCAGCACGTCGCCGTGCCGCGCGTGCCGCGCAGGTAGGGGACCGCTGCGGGCGAGAATGCCGGGCAAGTGACTGGGGAAGTCCGGAGAGACGTGAACCACGACGAGAACGGCGGCTGGGAAGTCGTGGGGAAAGTGCGCGACGAGTTCCCGCAGGGGATCGAGTGCGCCAGCGGACCCGCCGATCACGACGATGGAAGCAGGGGGCATGCGTCATTGTCGGTCGAAGGATGTTGAGCGAGGTGCGCCTTTGCCTCGCGTGCGTTCAGGATGAAGAGCCGCACGGTCGATGCAATGCGAACCGACGATGAGCAAGGCGTTCCCTTCGCCCTCCACGCGCACGGTCAAATCGCCGATCCGCGCGTCGCCCCCCAAGGGTGCGTGGTACCGCTGCTTGACGTGCGCCGATCCCGTTCACGTCGCGCGGCCTCGTGCGAGCTGCGCACTTCAAGTACCACCGCCGCGCCGAGGAACGCACGTGTTCCCGCGAAAACGTGGAGCACGCCGCGTTCAAACGCCTGCTGGTCGAACGACTCACCCATCACGGCAAGTTCACGGCTCGTTTCCGTTGCACGTGCTGCGGCAACGCGCAAAGCCGAACGTACCGCCTCTCGCCGACCGCGGTCGTGCGCGAGGAAGTCGCGATTCCCCCGTTTCGCGCGGACGCCGCTGTCCTCGAAGACGGCGTGGTGCGCGTCGCGGTCGAAGCGTATTGGACGCATGCTGTCAGCGCCGAGAAAGGCACGACTTTAGCGTCGAAGTGGCTCGAAGTCGACGCGTTTCCGGACGGTCTCGCCGATGACAAACCGCCGGAGCTTCGCGTGTTGGACTCCAACTTCTTCTCCGGCAAGCCGTGCGCACACTGTCAAGCGCTGCAAGATTCACGCGACGAGCAAGAACAACGCGAACGGGAAGTGCACGAAGTGCGCTTGCATGCACATGTCGAAGCGGAACGTCGCCGAGAAGGGGAAGAACGGCAGCGGGAAACCGAACGGCACGCGCTGATGCTCGCCGCGCGGGCGCGACTGGCGGCGGGAACGGGAACGGGAAGTATCAGCTTCCACTCCAGCCAA is a window from the Deinococcus yavapaiensis KR-236 genome containing:
- a CDS encoding CheR family methyltransferase, whose amino-acid sequence is MTDDSNRPPNTAAPSSTEAALSPTPPTRIVALGGSAGALDGYERFFLGLPPGSGMTFVVVTHLSPNGESLMPDLLRRCTSLPVELIEDGLRVEPDHVYVIPAGFSLAVMNGTLLLRDLDVAEGRVIDAFLASLAADVGERAVAVILSGMGSDGTRGVRAIKENFGLVLAQDPTTADYPAMPTSAIATGVVDEVRPADELASHLLERVTRERLLQSDPAASSADLQRVLLLVRERTGQDFTRYKHATLLRRMDRRLKSHRLDSLAQYHQFLQQHPSEVDALFDDLTINVTSFFRDPEAFERLKAHLRMTLTRDERGGEAVRAWTVGCASGEEAYSVAMVLHELTQEPEWRGPTGIQVFATDIDPRSIDKARAGLYPASIEQTVTPERLRRYFTPTSGGYHVNSVLRDLIVFALHNTFNDPPFTRLDLLTCRNMLIYLNADLQQQILSVFHYALQPNGLLLLGVSETTGSHDERFQTLDSRWKIYLRELGAVNTLPVGLILVRSPSTRLSQAQPPERRAARTYHLPSPVERLLLAMYAPPAVVVNAEGDILYVTGRTSRFLELPSGSSGTVNVLDMTHDGMRFELASAMRRATREKRAVTLRDVRQDEDREVLVLDVTVHPVQSPEAQAQDTLLVVFQERPAEEAVPATPEQIDQVQALTREVQHLRETLRATMEENVISNEELRSTNEEYQTTIEELKSTNEELLTSKEELQSVNEELLTTNAEHQGVIHDLARANDDIKNLLESAGIATLYLGNDLRIKRFTTQITRVMNLIGSDVGRHVGDLNVKLRDVNLEQDVTAVLETLLPHEAQVRTLDDHWYLMRINPYRTADNFIDGVVVAFTNIDSVKEIEAKLDQSVLHSEALLNCIIIPMVEFDDDLRVITANKALYDLLRVSPEQARARPVYDLGSLGRQQLDSWELRAKLSEMVLTDVPLTNHVIDLDVPGVGVQKMKVEAWPVLSTDGQQAVHLMTLENITSILEEVVKDVTSGEAEENEGR
- a CDS encoding sensor histidine kinase; this encodes MNDETTPALNTLRETAEQKLKETPPFVLPDTPDVLKHELSVHQIELELQNQQLREANMELQRTQDRYVELYDHAPVGYFTLDDQGIIREANVRTTRLLEMERSRLLGRRLSQFTAPESRTLLAMLLPRLLASAEVIVAELHLQRADGSSFPVRLEGRTPASGGCLIAMTDITTEKNAQAELLHLNETLEQRVRERTAKMREVNDELKAVTLSISEDLMVPLRRVSSLADVLRRDGLTSSGTHAEHFSHVFRSVDRLEELAHALLEYTRASQTRVRLAPLDLNRVFQEVAKDVRPRMQGRTVHLTHDALPVVLSDSSAMQLVFFKVLDNALKFTETRSEARIHVSAQESESEFIVRFTDNGVGFNNRHRDKLFQIFKRLHPESAFPGAGMGLAIVRRVCGRFGARVWAEGKVDGGATFFIGWPKQPTLLE
- a CDS encoding chemotaxis protein CheB is translated as MPPASIVVIGGSAGALDPLRELVAHFPHDFPAAVLVVVHVSPDFPSHLPGILARSGPLPARHARHGDVLQPGHILVAPPDHHLLVGQDRVKLSRGPKENRSRPSIDVLFRSAAYTHRHGVIGVLLSGMLDDGTSGLWTIKQLGGRAVVQHPEDAAYSDMPLNALREVNVDAMVPAASIALAVQRLLHAPLASQKEVSSMNDDWKRLELEVGIASGDNPFEAGLLQYGSPSTFTCPECHGVMVGLKEGNLLRFRCHTGHAYSPSSLLGELRGSIEASVWNAVRALDEKTMLLDHLAKHTEEADQLDVAAAYREEARETRERARRLRQDALRAGQLGHDRLLNVSHGHTDEHE